A genomic window from Salvelinus namaycush isolate Seneca chromosome 21, SaNama_1.0, whole genome shotgun sequence includes:
- the sycp3 gene encoding synaptonemal complex protein 3, translating to MASTGRKQSKKTKHAEDSTDLKSFDFALEDEKTELSCSEDDIREDETPVVDKMAKKRSFEEDDLKVGVGNEVQTMLERFGADISKAMQAKRKRLETFTKSTLKGSNQKLEQLWNTQYAQRQKLTQEYSQQVSSVLQQWEIDAQKSEDQEEKLNNLFRQQQKLFQQARVVQSQKLKTIKELYEQFIKNMEEMEKSHETFLQGAQVELKKEMAVLQKKVMMDTQQQEMATVRKSLQSMLF from the exons ATGGCCTCCACTGGGAGAAAACAGTCAAAGAAAACGAAGCATGCAGAAGACTCAACTGACTTAAAATCGTTTGATTTCGCACTTGAGGACGAAAAGACAGAACTGAGTTGTTCAGAGGATGACATCCGAGAag ATGAAACTCCTGTTGTTGACAAGATGGCCAAGAAAAGGTCATTTGAGGAAGATGATCTAAAAGTTGGAGTGGG GAACGAGGTACAAACCATGTTGGAGAGATTTGGAG CTGATATAAGCAAAGCCATGCAGGCCAAGAGGAAACGTTTAGAGACCTTCACCAAGAGCACACTGAAGGGCAGCAATCAGAAACTGGAGCAGCTGTGGAATACCCAGTATGCACAAAG GCAGAAGCTGACTCAGGAGTACTCACAGCAGGTGTCATCTGTGCTGCAGCAATGGGAGATTGATGCACAGAAATCAGAGGATCAGGAGGAAAAATTGAAT AACTTGTTTCGCCAGCAACAAAAACTGTTCCAGCAGGCTAGAGTGGTGCAAAGCCAGAAACTGAAAACCATCAAAGAGCTATACGAGCAGTTCATTAAG AACATGGAGGAGATGGAGAAGAGCCATGAGACCTTCTTGCAGGGGGCACAGGTGGAGCTGAAGAAGGAGATGGCAGTGTTGCAGAAGAAAGTTATGATGGACACT